From the genome of Clostridiales bacterium:
ACTACTCACTACCTAGCGACTTAAAACTTAAAAATGGAGCTGATAAAATTACCGTTGGGGCTTTTCAAGTAGATTATAAGACCGGTACTAAGGCTTACGCTATTGTAAAACACAAAGGTAAAGAACGAGCTAGGAGTGGAGAGTTAACCCTTAAAGACCTCCCAGTCTTACCAATAGAGATGTACCCACTTGCTAAAGCTAAAAATATAACTGGTTTAAGTGAGGGAGACGGACGTAATAATAGTTTATTTTATCATTTAAGACTTATAAGAGAACAACGTAAAGATGTTGATATAGTAGCTATTGCTAACTTTATCAATGATTATATATTAAACGAGAGTTTAAAAGCTAACGAGCTAGCTACTCTTATTGATAGTGTTAATAATTTAGATGTAAACAGTAGCGGTCAATATAATGGCGACCCTAAGGATATGATAGATTTTGCCGAGTTTGTTGTTAAGGAGTTAGATATTAAAATATTTAATGGTACTTTATATTTTAAGGACGGGCTTAACTATTCTAAAGATAGAATCAAACTAAATAAAGCTATAAATAAATATTTAAGGCTTAGACGTAGTCAAATGACCGAGCTAGAGGCTCAATTATACATATATGCGGAGTTAGTCGATAGTAAGAAAAAATTTAACGTCAAACTACGTAATGGAGTAATTATTGACGAAAATGTTGTTGACTATGACTGTGGGTTTACTCCATTTTACTTAGATGTTAGTTATGACGCCAACGCTTATGACGAACACGTAGACAATTTTTTAGATTTTATATGTTGTGGGCGTAAGGACGAGCGAGTTGTTATAGAGGAAATCTTAGGACACATTTTACTCGTTGACCGTTTCCCACACAAAATATTTTTTCTTACTGGTAGCGGAGCCAATGGTAAATCAACTTTTGTAGAGATGTTAACCAAATGGACTGGCGACTTATCCAGTCATATAGACATAGCAAACTTTGACGACGGTACTAGTTTAATTAGTTTAATTGGTAAAGTTGTTAATGTTGCTGACGATGTCGACGCTATTTACTTAGAGAAAAGTAAAAACTTAAAAACTATGGCTAGTGGTAACACAGTTGGAGCTAGAGCTATTTACTCCCAACCAATTACATTAAAGAACACAGCTACATTAATATTTACAGCCAATGAGCCACCAGTATTTAAGGACAAGAGCGACGGTATCGGTCGTAGGTTAATGATTATACCTTTTGACAATAAAGTTAAAAAGAGAATATATAACCTAGACGAGTTACTTAGTAGT
Proteins encoded in this window:
- a CDS encoding bifunctional DNA primase/polymerase: MLKFIELNEEKQPTTSFDITYTSLDKLDNAGLLLNNKVVVVDFDNDNIGEDKIIDYFKTRYPTLTVKTTRGIHFYYSLPSDLKLKNGADKITVGAFQVDYKTGTKAYAIVKHKGKERARSGELTLKDLPVLPIEMYPLAKAKNITGLSEGDGRNNSLFYHLRLIREQRKDVDIVAIANFINDYILNESLKANELATLIDSVNNLDVNSSGQYNGDPKDMIDFAEFVVKELDIKIFNGTLYFKDGLNYSKDRIKLNKAINKYLRLRRSQMTELEAQLYIYAELVDSKKKFNVKLRNGVIIDENVVDYDCGFTPFYLDVSYDANAYDEHVDNFLDFICCGRKDERVVIEEILGHILLVDRFPHKIFFLTGSGANGKSTFVEMLTKWTGDLSSHIDIANFDDGTSLISLIGKVVNVADDVDAIYLEKSKNLKTMASGNTVGARAIYSQPITLKNTATLIFTANEPPVFKDKSDGIGRRLMIIPFDNKVKKRIYNLDELLSSDNAKSYLLNLALKGVKRILDNNLDLTSSETIEESTKQYYLDNDSVLSYLNDYPAIENNPVSSIYEAYAEYCEDSNLKAVSLNKFSRRLKSLGYDVIPSKMLGKTVRIIQKMEVTNEKM